One Brassica napus cultivar Da-Ae chromosome C2, Da-Ae, whole genome shotgun sequence DNA window includes the following coding sequences:
- the LOC106426531 gene encoding uncharacterized mitochondrial protein AtMg00310-like encodes MKQKALSWSVQFLSTAGKATMLQAVLSAIPTFPMTCFLLPVSLCKCIQSVLTPFWWDSKEGERKICWVSWDQLTQPKSLGRLGFRDIHAFNQALLAKIAWRIITNPSCLLARVLPGKYCTKTSFLMVQAPSSMSHGWRGILHGTDLLITHLGKAIGNGETTSLWSDSWICPERNIKPFGPITEKEQDLMV; translated from the coding sequence ATGAAGCAGAAGGCATTGAGCTGGTCTGTGCAGTTTTTATCTACTGCGGGTAAAGCGACAATGCTACAAGCAGTCCTCTCAGCTATACCGACATTCCCAATGACCTGTTTTCTGCTCCCGGTGAGTCTGTGTAAATGCATCCAATCTGTGCTCACTCCCTTCTGGTGGGATAGTAAAGAGGGTGAAAGGAAAATATGTTGGGTCTCCTGGGACCAATTGACACAACCAAAGAGCTTAGGGAGACTTGGTTTCAGAGATATACATGCTTTTAATCAAGCACTGTTAGCTAAGATAGCGTGGAGAATCATCACTAACCCGTCATGCCTCCTCGCTAGGGTACTGCCAGGAAAATACTGCACCAAAACGTCCTTCCTCATGGTCCAAGCCCCATCTTCAATGTCACATGGCTGGAGGGGTATACTTCATGGAACAGATCTCCTTATTACTCATCTCGGGAAGGCGATAGGAAACGGTGAAACTACCTCCCTGTGGTCTGACTCTTGGATCTGTCCTGAGAGAAACATCAAGCCTTTTGGTCCAATCACAGAAAAAGAGCAGGACCTAATGGTGTAA